A genomic stretch from Fusibacter sp. A1 includes:
- a CDS encoding transglutaminase domain-containing protein, whose translation MLLWMFTLGLTLMISGMLGYATPLYAIVLLASGTYVVERFMFKTKQVFAVSFTLMMASIAFAAYLMHRQERLGGIVDSVKDFLSVYVISVVEPTITISGLHETVIIVLIAFLISMVLHGLFYTKNIHFGYLVGFIVGFSVIGFLSYSLDSKLAGYGFYLVALASIGNYFYHFYKTRISYTKPFMPIVTTVVIFAVIIVQFAQFGYSINPSPFVKTGKGAGGGVNSGPVHMGGREGIDQFIRETFEIQPTFEHNNIPVLRIKHEFLSYLKADTFEIYSNGIWLKDSQAVSGALANITDSIYIDPLSFKDYYVLEEVGIKLDAIKTNVLFSSAYGNHSTNFSGDLAIRYDRIRNTYFTDEKLPEAYEYTFDAISPRYGYATFRDFVNRYANRQIPIEVITANSSLPEELDRIRSLAEQITKDVDGKYNKALAIEAYLRANYTYNDLPPAVTEDTDPILFFLFESKEGFCQQFSSAMILMLRSIDIPARYATGYYIEPVNMDDFDMPPSLGEEFTDDGYQTVYDSNAHTWVEAYFPEVGWLLLEPTPGRNYTYTDNSVDAKTQEEIEEELALLDEQESSPEFVWKSEYTNAILIMAFLSVVGAVLYVLYRHKYHLRKMTVNEKIICYFKIIQMYYAHFEFQRKDSETPREYAHRVDNGLLPIHEYTLEKLVRVYERIIYGEMDGTEEELTHFIGYLSGAKYFLKFQIGKMRFTSLTIIEFFMV comes from the coding sequence ATGTTATTGTGGATGTTCACACTCGGGCTCACACTGATGATCTCCGGAATGCTCGGATACGCTACACCCCTTTACGCCATCGTGCTGCTCGCAAGCGGTACCTATGTCGTAGAAAGGTTCATGTTCAAAACAAAACAGGTTTTCGCAGTCAGCTTCACGCTGATGATGGCGAGTATCGCTTTTGCCGCATATCTCATGCACAGGCAAGAACGATTGGGTGGCATTGTCGATTCTGTCAAAGACTTTTTAAGTGTCTATGTCATCTCGGTTGTAGAACCTACCATCACCATCAGCGGCTTGCACGAGACCGTAATTATCGTACTTATAGCATTTTTAATCAGCATGGTCCTGCATGGCCTGTTTTACACCAAAAACATCCATTTTGGATACCTCGTCGGTTTTATCGTAGGCTTCTCAGTGATCGGTTTCTTATCGTATTCGCTGGATTCAAAGCTTGCCGGCTATGGATTCTACCTTGTGGCGCTGGCATCGATAGGAAACTACTTCTACCATTTTTACAAAACGAGAATATCCTATACAAAGCCCTTCATGCCGATCGTCACGACAGTGGTCATCTTCGCTGTCATCATCGTGCAGTTCGCTCAGTTCGGCTATTCGATCAATCCTTCTCCCTTTGTAAAAACGGGTAAGGGAGCGGGGGGCGGCGTAAACTCAGGACCTGTGCACATGGGCGGAAGGGAAGGTATCGATCAGTTCATCAGAGAGACCTTCGAAATTCAACCGACATTCGAGCACAACAATATTCCCGTACTCAGGATCAAACATGAGTTTCTCAGCTATTTGAAGGCGGATACGTTCGAAATCTATTCAAACGGCATCTGGCTCAAGGATTCGCAAGCTGTTTCTGGGGCTCTTGCCAACATCACCGACAGCATCTATATCGATCCCCTCAGCTTCAAGGACTATTATGTCCTCGAGGAAGTCGGCATAAAGCTGGATGCCATTAAGACCAACGTGCTCTTCTCAAGCGCCTATGGCAATCATTCGACCAATTTCAGCGGCGATCTTGCCATCAGGTATGATAGGATCCGAAATACCTACTTCACCGACGAGAAGCTACCTGAAGCATACGAGTACACCTTTGATGCGATCTCACCTAGGTATGGCTACGCCACCTTCAGGGATTTTGTAAACAGATATGCCAATAGGCAGATTCCTATTGAGGTGATCACTGCAAACAGCTCGCTTCCCGAAGAACTTGATCGGATCAGGTCGCTGGCGGAACAGATAACAAAGGATGTCGACGGAAAGTACAATAAGGCGCTCGCCATCGAAGCCTATCTTAGGGCGAACTACACCTATAACGACCTTCCTCCGGCTGTGACTGAAGACACCGACCCTATCCTCTTCTTCCTATTTGAGAGTAAGGAAGGTTTCTGTCAGCAGTTCAGCTCGGCGATGATTCTGATGCTTAGAAGCATCGACATCCCAGCAAGATACGCCACGGGTTACTATATCGAACCCGTCAATATGGACGATTTTGACATGCCTCCCTCACTAGGAGAGGAATTTACAGACGACGGTTATCAGACGGTCTATGACTCCAATGCGCATACATGGGTCGAAGCCTATTTCCCTGAAGTGGGCTGGCTACTCCTAGAACCGACACCGGGTAGGAACTACACCTATACAGACAACAGTGTCGATGCAAAGACACAAGAAGAGATAGAGGAAGAGCTGGCACTGCTTGACGAGCAGGAGTCTTCACCAGAGTTCGTCTGGAAGTCTGAATACACAAACGCCATCTTGATTATGGCATTCCTGTCTGTCGTCGGCGCGGTGCTCTACGTACTGTATAGACACAAGTACCATCTACGAAAAATGACCGTGAATGAAAAAATCATCTGTTACTTTAAAATCATACAGATGTACTACGCTCACTTCGAGTTTCAGCGTAAAGATTCTGAAACCCCAAGAGAGTATGCGCATCGTGTGGACAACGGCCTGTTGCCGATTCATGAATACACCCTCGAAAAACTGGTGCGGGTCTATGAAAGAATCATCTACGGCGAAATGGATGGCACCGAGGAGGAACTTACCCACTTCATAGGCTACCTTTCAGGTGCCAAGTACTTCCTCAAGTTCCAGATAGGAAAAATGAGATTTACAAGCCTGACAATCATCGAGTTCTTTATGGTCTAA
- the ybaK gene encoding Cys-tRNA(Pro) deacylase: protein MKKTNAMRILDQAKINYDVLTYEFSDGMIDGIAVAGKINRSNDEVFKTLVAQGSQSFYVFIIPVHHELDLKKAATAASEKKIQLIPVKDLTKLTGYVRGGCSPVGMKKHYASFVDESARLLTSMIVSAGLKGLQMELAPEDLIRIAQATFVSLV, encoded by the coding sequence ATGAAAAAAACGAATGCGATGCGCATACTGGATCAGGCCAAAATCAACTACGACGTTCTGACCTATGAGTTTTCAGATGGAATGATCGATGGGATCGCCGTCGCAGGAAAGATCAACAGGTCAAACGACGAAGTCTTCAAAACCCTTGTCGCCCAAGGAAGCCAATCGTTTTATGTCTTTATTATCCCTGTGCATCATGAGCTGGATTTGAAAAAAGCGGCAACTGCTGCGAGCGAAAAGAAGATACAGCTTATTCCTGTAAAGGACCTGACAAAGCTCACTGGATATGTCAGAGGTGGATGCTCTCCTGTCGGTATGAAAAAGCACTATGCTAGCTTTGTCGATGAAAGCGCACGACTACTGACGTCGATGATCGTCAGCGCGGGACTGAAAGGTCTTCAGATGGAGCTTGCTCCAGAGGATCTTATTCGTATCGCACAGGCGACGTTTGTAAGTCTGGTTTAA
- a CDS encoding ABC transporter ATP-binding protein, whose translation MSKSDDRAVNARMKGSGGGGGRHGMNMSGEKAKDFKGTIKRLVEYLHPYRIQFMIVFIFAMASATFGIAGPKLLGKATTKLFEGVMGQMTGSGVGFDFDYIGMIILTLVGLYGLSALFSYVQGFIMAGVAQKVSFNMRRNISLKINKMPLKYFDKTSHGEVLSRITNDVDTVSQTLNQSLSQIITSATTVVGVLIMMFSISWMMTIVALLIIPLSMFIVIFIVKKSQKFFKEQQKYLGNVNGHVEEMLSSHVVVKAFNGEKDSVEKFNGLNDQLYKSAWKAQFMSGIMMPVMNVVSNIGYVGVSVLGGALAARQLIEVGDIQAFIQYVRNFTQPLTQLANISNVLQQTAAAAERVFEFLDEKDEIAETTDPAPLDRIKGQVTFENVRFGYDEEKIIIKDFSAKIEPGQKVAIVGPTGAGKTTMVKLLMRFYDVSSGAILLDGHNIKDFRRGDLRHQFGMVLQDTWLYNGTIMENIRYGRLDATDEEVIEAAKAAHVDSFVHNLPMGYKMVLNEETSNISQGQKQLMTIARAILANPKLLILDEATSSVDTRTELQIQQAMDTLMSNRTSFIIAHRLSTIRNADVILVMDEGDIVEQGTHLELLAKQGFYANLYNSQFDVSA comes from the coding sequence ATGAGTAAATCAGATGATCGTGCCGTAAACGCCAGAATGAAAGGCTCAGGCGGTGGAGGCGGTCGACATGGTATGAACATGTCGGGTGAAAAAGCCAAAGACTTCAAAGGAACCATCAAACGACTCGTAGAATACCTTCATCCCTATCGGATTCAGTTCATGATCGTATTCATTTTCGCTATGGCTAGCGCGACTTTTGGAATAGCTGGACCAAAACTGCTTGGTAAGGCTACGACTAAGCTGTTTGAAGGCGTCATGGGACAGATGACGGGATCGGGTGTCGGATTCGACTTCGACTATATAGGAATGATCATTCTCACCCTGGTGGGGCTTTATGGACTTAGCGCGCTTTTTAGCTATGTTCAAGGATTCATCATGGCAGGTGTCGCACAAAAGGTCTCCTTCAATATGAGACGAAACATCTCACTGAAGATCAACAAGATGCCCCTAAAATACTTCGATAAGACCAGCCACGGCGAGGTGCTTTCGAGAATAACCAACGATGTGGACACAGTCAGCCAGACACTGAATCAGAGCTTATCACAGATCATCACTTCGGCCACGACTGTCGTGGGTGTCCTGATCATGATGTTTTCAATCAGCTGGATGATGACGATTGTAGCGCTTCTGATCATACCGCTTTCGATGTTCATCGTCATTTTTATCGTAAAGAAATCGCAAAAATTCTTTAAAGAACAACAGAAGTATTTGGGTAATGTCAACGGACATGTCGAAGAGATGCTGAGCTCGCATGTGGTTGTCAAGGCCTTTAACGGCGAAAAGGACAGCGTGGAGAAGTTCAACGGACTCAACGACCAGCTTTACAAATCGGCATGGAAAGCGCAGTTCATGTCGGGTATCATGATGCCTGTGATGAACGTCGTGTCGAACATCGGTTATGTGGGCGTATCCGTTTTGGGTGGTGCCCTTGCGGCGCGCCAGTTGATCGAGGTCGGAGACATTCAAGCCTTTATCCAGTACGTGAGAAACTTCACGCAGCCCCTCACGCAGCTTGCGAACATATCCAACGTCCTTCAGCAGACCGCCGCTGCAGCGGAACGGGTTTTTGAATTCCTCGATGAAAAAGACGAGATCGCAGAAACCACCGATCCCGCACCGCTTGACAGGATTAAGGGTCAGGTGACCTTTGAAAACGTGAGATTCGGTTATGATGAGGAAAAAATCATCATCAAGGACTTCTCGGCAAAGATCGAGCCCGGGCAGAAGGTCGCTATCGTAGGACCCACAGGCGCCGGAAAGACCACAATGGTCAAACTGCTGATGAGGTTTTACGATGTAAGTAGCGGCGCGATCCTACTTGACGGGCACAACATCAAGGACTTTAGACGCGGCGACTTAAGACACCAGTTCGGTATGGTCCTTCAAGATACATGGCTATATAACGGCACTATCATGGAAAATATCCGCTATGGCCGACTTGACGCCACAGACGAAGAGGTGATAGAGGCTGCTAAGGCCGCTCATGTGGACTCGTTTGTGCACAATCTGCCAATGGGGTACAAGATGGTCCTCAACGAGGAGACATCGAATATCTCACAAGGACAGAAACAGCTGATGACAATCGCAAGAGCCATCCTTGCAAATCCTAAGCTTCTGATCCTAGACGAAGCCACAAGCTCTGTGGATACGCGTACCGAGCTGCAGATCCAGCAGGCGATGGATACGCTCATGTCGAACAGGACAAGTTTCATCATCGCACATAGGCTCTCAACAATTAGGAACGCAGATGTTATACTGGTTATGGATGAAGGCGATATCGTCGAACAGGGAACCCATTTGGAGCTTTTAGCCAAACAAGGATTCTATGCGAATCTATATAACAGTCAGTTTGATGTATCCGCTTAG
- a CDS encoding sirohydrochlorin cobaltochelatase — protein sequence MKKAIVVVSFGTSYPDTLKKCIENIEQKITYRYSDYRLVRAFTSRMIVKKISERDGIQIPNTQQALSMLIEEGYEEIIVQPLHVIPGFEYEKVKRAVAVASHNKSVAIRLGTPLLNHHQDYLDVIDALLMQLPSERERHGVLLMGHGTHHHANACYVMLERLIRERRKDVWIANVEGYPELTDVMDEVKNNCDSVTVTPFMLVAGDHARNDMAGDDEDSFKSQLESAGIQVKCMLVGLGENEAVGDIFVNKIKALL from the coding sequence ATGAAAAAGGCGATCGTAGTGGTAAGTTTCGGTACGAGTTATCCGGATACCCTTAAGAAATGCATTGAGAATATTGAACAGAAGATCACGTATAGATATTCAGACTACCGTCTTGTAAGAGCCTTTACATCGAGGATGATCGTTAAAAAAATTAGTGAACGGGACGGAATCCAGATACCCAACACACAGCAGGCGCTTAGCATGCTGATCGAAGAGGGTTACGAGGAGATTATCGTCCAACCCCTTCACGTGATCCCTGGTTTTGAGTATGAGAAAGTGAAAAGAGCTGTCGCTGTCGCAAGCCACAACAAATCGGTCGCGATAAGACTGGGTACCCCACTTCTGAACCATCATCAGGACTATCTGGATGTGATAGACGCCTTACTTATGCAGCTGCCCTCAGAAAGAGAACGTCACGGTGTGCTGCTCATGGGCCACGGAACGCACCATCATGCAAATGCGTGCTATGTGATGCTGGAGAGGCTCATCAGAGAAAGAAGAAAAGATGTATGGATCGCCAATGTCGAAGGATATCCTGAACTAACGGATGTCATGGATGAAGTGAAAAATAACTGCGACTCGGTGACGGTGACTCCCTTCATGCTTGTCGCTGGGGACCATGCAAGAAACGATATGGCCGGCGACGATGAGGATTCGTTCAAGTCACAGCTTGAATCCGCCGGCATACAGGTTAAGTGCATGCTTGTGGGACTAGGTGAGAACGAAGCTGTCGGTGATATCTTTGTAAATAAGATCAAAGCGCTGCTTTAA
- a CDS encoding VOC family protein, with translation MKYALLHTCLRVMDLEKSLSFYKVALGFRETNRRDFPEHEFTLVFLSDESGNHDIELTYNYNPEKPYVIGNGFSHIAVGTPDLEASHQRHGQLGYKVSKLMGLPGEQPKYYFVTDPDGYEIEVIRRK, from the coding sequence ATGAAATACGCATTGCTGCACACCTGTTTGAGAGTCATGGACCTTGAAAAGTCCTTAAGCTTTTATAAGGTGGCGCTCGGATTTAGAGAAACAAACCGCAGGGATTTTCCTGAACATGAGTTCACCTTGGTCTTCCTGAGTGACGAGTCAGGCAACCACGACATAGAACTGACCTACAACTACAATCCGGAAAAACCCTATGTGATCGGAAACGGATTCAGCCACATCGCTGTCGGAACCCCAGACCTTGAAGCGTCCCACCAAAGACATGGGCAGCTCGGATACAAGGTGTCAAAACTCATGGGACTCCCCGGCGAACAACCGAAGTACTACTTTGTCACCGATCCTGACGGGTATGAGATTGAAGTCATCAGAAGAAAATAG